In a genomic window of Chryseobacterium sp. G0162:
- a CDS encoding DUF6443 domain-containing protein, with amino-acid sequence MKKNNTIFIFPLFLANAISAQTNTENYIQTRVYRDSIATSSPNASKIETVQYYNGLGKEKQKINVKASPLGNDLVIPTIYDSAGRQSREYLPIPQSSTSNGEIYQQAAGSIPFPVPDATNFYNGEKIFTEKTFENSPIDRVLQQKTAGAQWDTHPLQFNYDFNNGDEVKKYVATFDYTTNKAKIIQSNNHTANTLIKKITTDEDGNQTIEYKNSEDQVLLLRKVISATENADTYYVYNEYSQLAYIIPPLASAGTLDDNIVNLLCYQLIYDRKNRVIEKKLPGKGWDFIVYDKSDRVIMTQDANLRKSGKWFINKYDKIGRVVYTGIIPGGSRSEMQNQAGDKYIVETRDSNGFTRNGMQIFYSNNMFVDIETVLTINYYDTYPSLPPEITIPASIMNQSVITDNSAASISTRGLQLASYTKNVEDDNWTKGFTFYDRRARNISTYTLNHLGGYTKIEKELSFTGLEKKKVTLHKRVSTDIERVITENFDYDHQDRLVVHTHQVDNNPIEILAQNKYNEISQLESKKVGGTDPSQPLQTMDYRYNIRGWMTYINNPNSLGNDLFGYKINYNQVDGLEVPNQDFTDLKVKPRFNGNIAEVSWKTLAEDNEPLKTYGYVYDPLNRLSAGFYQKAGNESAKEFYEKIDYDFNGNISRLRRSGEMTIGNTTAFAIDNLKYDYIGNKLTKITDQQQNPTGYPYIPTPATITYDNDNSEGNGNMTSHPDKGIYQITYNYLNLPNYYGITQSDPFFGAKNYNLFYFYRADGTKISKTYSSGGGKGQDSTTQITDYLDGFQYTYYENSGPCPWCKTSITFDQENLKGGIIGPIKPIKPKWILDFVPISGGFYSFTENRYIYQYVDHLGNARVNYAKNSSGILEIVDTNNYYPFGLNHIGGGSKGLLGGYSNYKYNGKELQESGMYDYGARMYMPDIGRWGVLDPQAEKSRRFSPYSYALNNPIRFTDPDGRSELDWIRKDGVWQYNENITTAQQAQKLPGVDGFAENGTVLANASIDGGKRGFVQLNKGGTADWLDTDELGSMKAIFHALPMSLGGKWTTWTHEDFPQITNTGGLARTDFDASTWDKFRPGDKVTNLDWGSFVAPSTFPADGSKKMATWAGRIYAAVWGGDRMREFSDLFRSQKGSDTVYSSYPTWTIDQKGSFKDTIPGIWHRRDDTLAYPRLIDRTDSSRHIKIKNFK; translated from the coding sequence ATGAAAAAAAACAATACAATATTTATATTTCCTTTGTTTTTAGCGAATGCAATTTCCGCTCAAACCAATACGGAAAATTATATACAAACAAGAGTCTATCGGGATTCCATAGCGACTTCGAGCCCAAATGCCAGTAAAATTGAAACCGTACAATATTATAACGGGCTGGGTAAAGAGAAACAGAAAATTAATGTAAAGGCCTCTCCATTGGGGAATGACCTTGTCATCCCTACCATATACGACTCAGCAGGTAGACAAAGTAGAGAATATTTACCGATTCCACAATCATCAACCAGTAATGGTGAAATTTATCAGCAAGCAGCGGGAAGCATCCCCTTCCCTGTACCGGATGCTACCAACTTTTACAATGGTGAGAAAATATTCACAGAAAAAACTTTTGAGAATTCTCCTATTGACAGAGTTTTGCAGCAAAAAACAGCGGGTGCACAATGGGATACTCATCCTTTACAGTTTAATTATGACTTTAATAATGGGGATGAAGTAAAAAAGTACGTTGCCACTTTTGACTATACCACAAACAAAGCCAAAATTATACAATCGAACAACCATACTGCTAATACACTAATTAAAAAAATAACAACAGATGAAGATGGCAACCAAACGATTGAATATAAAAACTCAGAAGATCAGGTGCTTCTTCTCAGAAAAGTAATTAGTGCTACGGAAAATGCCGATACCTATTATGTGTATAATGAATACAGTCAACTTGCTTATATCATTCCTCCTCTGGCTTCAGCAGGAACTTTAGATGATAACATTGTCAACCTTCTTTGTTATCAGCTTATATATGACAGAAAAAACAGAGTTATAGAAAAGAAGCTCCCTGGAAAAGGATGGGATTTTATAGTATATGACAAGAGTGATCGTGTCATCATGACCCAGGACGCTAATCTGCGCAAATCAGGAAAATGGTTTATTAATAAATATGATAAAATAGGAAGAGTAGTCTATACGGGAATTATTCCCGGAGGCAGCAGATCTGAGATGCAAAATCAAGCAGGAGACAAATATATTGTTGAAACCCGTGATTCAAATGGATTCACCCGTAATGGAATGCAAATATTTTATAGTAATAATATGTTTGTAGATATCGAAACGGTATTGACTATAAATTATTATGATACTTATCCTTCTTTACCACCCGAAATAACAATTCCTGCTTCCATTATGAATCAATCGGTAATCACTGATAACTCTGCTGCTTCTATAAGCACAAGAGGGCTCCAGCTAGCATCTTATACAAAAAATGTAGAAGATGATAATTGGACCAAAGGGTTTACATTCTACGATAGAAGAGCAAGAAATATAAGCACTTACACTCTTAATCATTTAGGTGGGTACACAAAGATTGAAAAAGAATTAAGTTTCACTGGATTGGAAAAAAAGAAAGTTACTCTTCATAAGAGAGTCTCTACTGATATTGAAAGAGTGATTACTGAAAATTTCGATTATGATCATCAGGACAGACTGGTTGTACATACCCACCAGGTAGATAATAATCCTATAGAAATCCTGGCTCAAAATAAATACAATGAAATTTCTCAACTGGAAAGCAAGAAGGTTGGAGGAACGGATCCTTCCCAGCCTCTTCAAACTATGGATTACCGTTACAATATCAGAGGCTGGATGACCTATATCAACAATCCCAATAGTTTAGGAAATGATTTATTTGGATATAAAATTAACTATAATCAGGTAGATGGACTTGAAGTTCCTAATCAGGATTTTACAGATTTAAAGGTAAAACCCAGATTCAACGGAAATATTGCTGAAGTATCCTGGAAAACTCTTGCTGAAGATAATGAACCTCTAAAAACATATGGATATGTCTATGATCCCCTCAATAGACTTTCAGCAGGATTTTATCAAAAAGCAGGAAATGAAAGTGCCAAAGAATTCTACGAAAAAATTGATTATGATTTCAATGGAAATATTTCAAGACTGAGACGATCAGGTGAAATGACTATAGGAAATACTACTGCATTTGCCATTGATAACTTGAAATATGATTATATAGGTAATAAGTTAACAAAAATTACGGATCAGCAGCAAAACCCTACCGGTTATCCCTATATTCCTACTCCGGCAACCATTACTTATGATAATGATAATAGTGAAGGGAATGGAAATATGACCAGTCATCCAGATAAAGGGATTTATCAAATAACATATAATTACCTCAACTTACCCAATTACTATGGAATTACTCAAAGTGATCCTTTTTTCGGAGCCAAAAACTACAATTTATTTTACTTCTATAGAGCCGATGGAACGAAAATAAGTAAGACGTATTCTTCGGGAGGAGGAAAAGGACAGGACTCAACCACTCAAATCACTGATTATCTGGATGGGTTTCAATACACCTATTATGAAAATTCAGGACCGTGTCCATGGTGCAAAACCAGTATCACTTTTGATCAAGAAAATTTAAAAGGAGGTATTATTGGTCCTATCAAACCAATTAAACCAAAATGGATTCTTGATTTTGTTCCAATTTCTGGAGGTTTTTACAGTTTTACAGAAAACCGCTATATTTACCAATATGTAGATCATTTAGGAAATGCTAGAGTAAATTATGCTAAAAACAGCAGTGGAATCCTTGAAATAGTTGACACCAATAATTATTATCCTTTTGGGCTTAATCATATAGGAGGAGGAAGTAAAGGCCTTTTAGGTGGCTATTCGAATTACAAATACAACGGTAAGGAACTTCAGGAGAGTGGTATGTATGACTATGGAGCTAGAATGTATATGCCAGACATCGGGCGTTGGGGTGTCTTGGATCCACAGGCAGAAAAGTCACGTAGATTTTCACCTTATTCATATGCTCTAAACAATCCTATCCGCTTTACAGATCCAGATGGCAGAAGTGAACTAGACTGGATCAGAAAAGATGGAGTTTGGCAGTATAATGAAAATATTACAACAGCACAACAAGCACAAAAATTACCCGGTGTAGATGGTTTTGCTGAAAATGGTACAGTTCTAGCCAATGCAAGTATTGATGGAGGTAAAAGAGGTTTCGTACAGTTGAACAAAGGAGGTACAGCAGATTGGCTTGACACAGACGAACTAGGGTCTATGAAAGCAATCTTTCATGCTTTACCAATGTCTTTAGGTGGAAAATGGACAACATGGACACATGAAGATTTCCCTCAAATCACCAATACAGGAGGTCTTGCAAGAACAGATTTTGATGCAAGTACTTGGGATAAATTCAGACCTGGGGACAAAGTCACTAACTTAGATTGGGGAAGTTTTGTTGCTCCTAGTACTTTCCCTGCAGATGGTTCTAAAAAAATGGCAACATGGGCAGGTAGAATCTATGCAGCAGTATGGGGTGGAGACAGAATGAGAGAATTCTCTGATCTTTTTCGCAGTCAAAAGGGAAGTGATACAGTTTACTCTTCATACCCAACCTGGACAATTGATCAAAAAGGTAGCTTTAAAGATACGATTCCTGGAATTTGGCACAGAAGAGATGATACATTAGCCTATCCGCGTTTAATAGATAGAACTGATTCATCGAGACATATAAAAATTAAAAACTTTAAATAA
- a CDS encoding DUF5977 domain-containing protein, translating to MKYKVLILLLLLKTILIEAQFGPFSEGQRYHAPDLFKKPDIASLGVYGDTDVNISEGKPNININLYTIHVDSQNSFDIGLYYDTAGNKPDNLPSWTGLGWNLTSAGSVTRSLRGEVDEVDGNAYYFNPGNFLGADDWDSYGKMQTYVANSKNIEKAASPDIFYFSAGNLHGSFFKNHQGKWIVNCNEQDVIVTDVLRNNDLGMPSFIYSFTITDSKGNIYTFGGSPESIERYKLRKKYIIDVEFYNYVKNWHLTSIKYNTNKKIDFSYSQVGRVYNKQMFANYKLHSFKNWTGSIGCSFNINKADCFRLATFEEGDLSYLNKITFDAGELIFNRSIANSLEFKMSGATIDRNDIRPDNNYYNYKHRYKLESIVINHKNTMVDKISFGYDENPSRRLKLQAVIIGKDAPTAKKYGFEYNPNLFPDFHSTNTDHWGYFNNRYFNPYSVNLDNFAQVSDNYYQSREPNFQLNEILEKITYPTSGYSKFIYEPHTYSGTLAYNNGFYPSYGPDKTTGGFRIKEIIDFDGSLEKKKQYFYVNDYYGNNPLSTGVTSKIQSYASGNVIMQEMSSSNIFNATNNSHIVYTKVYEKLSNGGVTEYIFSNQDNGYMDLKASNFLTGCRFMLGFAGPPPSSSISWGGSQTEYYNPASTFYKEYNSLENERAKILSKTEYDHLGKKLTKHTYEYSNDPQRFEKYGRFLSLEIGDYGIFSSLAPAGTPQATERYMTSLAEVSAYRVYFYNHYLKSETTTTYSGNKESSTTRKYFYTGAYHNQLTSEEAVLPDNSTIKTTYKYAMDLRQGNQPGQHLPPYRAIPYMVAYNMIGIPMITASYKNNIFQKKDQTFFEVSPDTSLLVLPKNISSYTEDGTIAAHPTLGLPSPEFANSEITYDKYDDKGNLLQYTLKDNIPVTIIWGYGQTQPIAKIEGITYAELATKLGFQNTNSGYTTLPIVSSSDSDTSANYEKQTFIPELDNFRKNPALKDYQISTYSYDPLVGITSITPPSGVREYYIYDTANRLERIVDINNKIIKEYSYNYSNKVTAHKSAAASKTFTRNNCAYIENPGNYTYSLPQGAFVSFFNQGDADQMAQNELNLNGQNLANANATCEPKPFDCTVTTDFNVWNNSSTFFNRVANNNYYGNYLVTIAFNTKNYNWGNAGTRVKIGKINGMCRPQFSKHIFAHPWSIDVNSNGDVYASLFSATTSYNPNSDIILSFALPIN from the coding sequence ATGAAATATAAAGTTTTAATACTATTGCTCCTTTTAAAGACAATACTCATTGAAGCCCAATTTGGTCCGTTTTCAGAAGGGCAAAGATATCATGCTCCAGATTTATTTAAAAAACCTGATATTGCTTCTTTAGGAGTATATGGTGATACTGACGTTAATATATCTGAAGGGAAACCTAACATCAATATTAATCTATATACCATTCATGTTGATTCTCAAAATTCATTTGATATAGGGCTATATTATGATACAGCAGGCAATAAACCTGATAATTTACCCTCATGGACAGGCTTAGGATGGAATCTTACAAGTGCAGGTTCTGTCACAAGAAGCTTAAGAGGTGAAGTGGATGAGGTAGATGGAAATGCCTATTACTTTAATCCGGGAAACTTTTTGGGGGCCGATGATTGGGATTCTTATGGTAAAATGCAAACCTATGTAGCCAATAGCAAGAATATAGAAAAAGCAGCATCACCTGATATATTTTATTTTTCTGCTGGCAATCTTCATGGAAGCTTTTTTAAAAACCATCAGGGTAAATGGATTGTTAACTGTAATGAACAAGACGTTATTGTTACTGATGTTTTAAGAAATAATGACTTAGGTATGCCAAGCTTCATTTATTCATTTACCATTACAGACAGTAAAGGAAATATTTACACTTTTGGAGGTAGCCCTGAGTCTATTGAAAGATATAAATTAAGAAAAAAATATATTATAGATGTTGAGTTCTACAATTATGTTAAAAACTGGCATTTAACAAGTATAAAATACAACACCAATAAAAAAATTGATTTCAGTTATAGTCAGGTAGGTAGAGTTTATAACAAACAAATGTTTGCCAACTACAAGCTGCATTCCTTTAAAAACTGGACTGGCTCTATTGGTTGTTCCTTCAATATCAACAAAGCTGATTGTTTCAGACTTGCCACTTTTGAAGAAGGAGATCTTTCTTATCTCAATAAAATTACGTTTGATGCTGGTGAACTTATATTTAACAGATCAATTGCCAATAGTCTGGAGTTTAAAATGAGTGGAGCAACCATTGACAGAAATGATATTAGACCGGACAATAACTATTATAATTATAAACATAGATACAAACTTGAAAGCATTGTCATCAACCACAAGAACACTATGGTGGATAAGATTTCATTTGGATACGACGAAAATCCATCCAGACGTTTGAAACTTCAAGCTGTTATAATAGGAAAAGATGCTCCAACAGCTAAAAAATATGGATTTGAATACAACCCTAATCTATTTCCTGATTTCCACAGTACCAATACAGACCACTGGGGATATTTTAATAATAGATACTTTAATCCCTATTCTGTAAATCTGGATAACTTTGCCCAGGTAAGTGATAACTATTATCAATCTCGCGAACCTAATTTCCAGCTTAATGAGATTTTAGAAAAGATTACCTATCCTACAAGCGGTTACTCTAAATTCATTTATGAGCCTCATACCTATTCCGGAACTCTTGCTTATAATAATGGTTTTTATCCAAGTTATGGTCCTGATAAGACAACAGGTGGGTTTAGAATTAAAGAAATTATCGATTTCGATGGAAGTCTGGAAAAGAAGAAGCAATACTTTTATGTTAATGATTATTATGGGAATAATCCATTATCTACCGGGGTAACATCAAAGATACAAAGCTATGCTTCAGGAAATGTTATCATGCAGGAAATGTCATCCTCCAATATATTTAATGCTACCAATAATTCTCATATTGTGTATACTAAAGTATATGAAAAGCTTTCTAATGGAGGGGTTACAGAGTATATTTTTTCCAATCAGGATAATGGATATATGGATCTTAAAGCAAGTAATTTTTTAACAGGATGCAGGTTTATGTTAGGATTTGCGGGTCCTCCGCCATCAAGCTCTATCAGCTGGGGAGGCAGCCAGACAGAATATTACAATCCAGCTTCAACATTCTATAAGGAATACAATTCTCTAGAAAATGAAAGAGCCAAAATATTATCGAAAACAGAATATGATCATTTAGGTAAAAAGCTTACAAAACATACTTATGAGTATTCCAATGACCCTCAAAGGTTTGAAAAATATGGTAGATTTTTAAGTCTTGAAATCGGAGATTATGGGATATTTAGTTCACTTGCTCCGGCTGGCACACCTCAGGCAACTGAAAGATACATGACCTCTTTAGCAGAAGTATCAGCCTACAGAGTATATTTTTACAATCATTATTTAAAATCCGAGACCACTACAACATACAGTGGAAATAAAGAGTCTTCTACTACAAGAAAATATTTTTATACAGGAGCCTATCATAATCAACTAACTAGTGAAGAAGCAGTTCTACCAGATAATTCAACAATAAAGACAACCTATAAATATGCTATGGATTTAAGGCAGGGAAATCAGCCAGGACAACACCTTCCCCCTTATCGTGCAATTCCTTACATGGTTGCCTATAATATGATAGGAATTCCCATGATTACTGCCAGTTATAAGAATAATATCTTCCAGAAAAAAGATCAAACCTTCTTTGAGGTCAGCCCTGATACTAGTCTTTTAGTATTACCTAAAAATATTTCGTCTTATACGGAAGATGGAACAATAGCGGCTCACCCTACTCTAGGACTACCTTCTCCTGAGTTTGCCAATTCAGAAATTACATACGATAAATATGATGATAAGGGGAATCTTTTGCAATACACCCTAAAAGATAATATTCCAGTAACGATAATCTGGGGCTATGGACAAACACAGCCTATTGCCAAAATTGAAGGGATTACCTATGCTGAACTTGCAACAAAATTAGGCTTTCAAAATACCAATTCAGGTTACACTACCTTACCTATTGTGAGCAGTTCAGATTCTGATACCAGCGCGAATTATGAAAAACAAACTTTCATTCCGGAACTGGATAACTTCAGAAAAAATCCTGCTTTAAAAGACTATCAGATTTCAACGTATTCTTATGATCCATTAGTAGGAATTACAAGTATAACCCCTCCTTCAGGAGTAAGGGAGTATTATATTTACGATACAGCCAATAGACTGGAACGAATTGTTGATATCAACAATAAAATTATTAAGGAATATTCTTATAATTATAGCAACAAGGTTACTGCTCACAAAAGCGCTGCAGCGAGTAAGACTTTTACCAGAAATAATTGTGCCTATATAGAAAACCCAGGAAATTATACCTATAGCCTGCCCCAAGGAGCCTTTGTATCCTTCTTCAATCAAGGTGATGCTGATCAAATGGCACAGAATGAATTAAACCTTAATGGTCAAAATCTCGCTAATGCAAATGCTACATGTGAACCCAAGCCATTCGATTGCACTGTAACTACAGACTTTAATGTATGGAACAATTCATCAACCTTTTTCAATCGTGTAGCCAATAATAATTATTATGGAAACTATCTTGTTACTATAGCTTTTAACACCAAAAACTATAATTGGGGAAATGCAGGAACAAGAGTTAAAATCGGAAAGATCAATGGAATGTGTCGCCCACAATTTTCCAAACATATATTTGCTCATCCATGGAGTATTGATGTAAATAGTAATGGAGACGTATATGCCAGTCTTTTTTCAGCTACTACTTCTTATAACCCCAATTCAGATATTATTCTAAGTTTTGCTCTTCCTATTAACTAA
- a CDS encoding T9SS type A sorting domain-containing protein, whose protein sequence is MRKLYLSAFTLCIAGGISAQEVLWQKDIKSSTQDFLSQITTTIDQQYLITGSSIQTKDQRLNNGYDFHVIKLNQQGEESWEKYFSGTGHDYLSATVTTQDGGFLLAGTSWSGKGLDKKEESKGGSDIWLIRINEFGDELWQKTLGMSSNEEAGAVIQTNDQGFFVAGNIRNAFDSYGSKDVWVIRLDKEGNELSQLILGGRGLDEIEKMIPTKDGGALLGIYSRSSEIRIPGSGDSPKSQNPEPRTTNPASRTAKASSNFGEGDYWIVKLDKTGKVEWEKNFGGKGDDHIRTLALTSNGYIIGGESRSERSGNKTVGIEEGTDLWLIALNESGDEQWQKSYNFKNRDILKGMSVVHSADDKSSKGILLGGYTQTEGKREKEDETFWILYLDHNGDEQWRKHVVAGNKQKEERLSDVKLNKDGSIIIAGTTAEELGRENWKIVKLGDKQINQLIPKYDIKIYPNPVSEYAYVEIGFDFKEADIILYDMSGRQLQNLKTKNKVTKIDTQNLVQGAYLITIKTDNNKTANAKLIKK, encoded by the coding sequence ATGAGAAAACTCTATCTCAGTGCATTTACTTTATGCATTGCAGGAGGCATATCTGCCCAGGAAGTATTATGGCAAAAAGATATAAAATCCTCTACACAGGATTTCCTGAGCCAGATCACAACCACCATCGATCAGCAATACCTTATCACCGGAAGCAGTATTCAAACTAAGGATCAAAGACTGAACAACGGTTACGATTTCCATGTGATAAAACTAAACCAACAAGGAGAAGAGTCTTGGGAAAAATACTTTTCAGGAACGGGCCATGATTATTTATCTGCTACAGTAACCACACAGGATGGTGGATTTCTGTTGGCCGGAACTTCCTGGTCAGGAAAAGGATTAGATAAAAAAGAAGAATCCAAAGGAGGTTCAGACATTTGGCTCATCAGAATTAATGAATTCGGAGATGAGCTTTGGCAGAAAACCTTGGGGATGTCATCCAATGAAGAAGCAGGAGCTGTCATTCAAACTAATGACCAAGGCTTTTTTGTGGCTGGTAATATTCGAAATGCTTTTGATAGCTATGGTTCAAAAGATGTTTGGGTAATTCGTCTGGACAAGGAGGGTAACGAGCTATCTCAGCTTATTCTAGGCGGAAGAGGACTTGATGAAATTGAAAAAATGATTCCTACGAAAGATGGAGGAGCATTGCTAGGAATTTATTCAAGGAGTTCCGAGATTCGAATTCCGGGTTCCGGGGACTCCCCAAAAAGCCAAAATCCAGAACCTCGTACCACAAATCCCGCATCCCGAACCGCAAAAGCCAGCAGTAATTTTGGCGAGGGAGACTATTGGATCGTTAAGTTAGACAAAACCGGAAAAGTAGAATGGGAAAAAAACTTTGGAGGTAAAGGAGATGATCATATCAGAACCTTGGCCTTAACATCAAATGGATATATTATTGGTGGTGAATCGAGATCAGAAAGATCAGGAAACAAGACTGTAGGTATTGAGGAAGGAACTGACCTTTGGCTGATTGCTCTTAATGAGAGCGGTGATGAACAATGGCAAAAGTCTTATAATTTCAAGAACCGAGATATTCTTAAAGGAATGAGTGTCGTTCATTCAGCGGATGATAAATCTTCAAAAGGTATTCTGCTTGGAGGTTATACTCAGACTGAAGGGAAAAGGGAAAAAGAAGATGAAACATTTTGGATACTTTACCTTGATCACAACGGTGATGAGCAATGGAGAAAACATGTAGTAGCAGGTAATAAACAAAAAGAAGAAAGACTGTCGGATGTGAAACTGAACAAGGATGGTTCTATTATCATAGCAGGAACTACTGCTGAGGAACTGGGCAGAGAAAACTGGAAAATTGTAAAACTCGGTGACAAGCAAATCAATCAATTAATTCCTAAATATGATATTAAGATTTATCCGAATCCTGTATCAGAGTACGCCTATGTAGAGATTGGATTTGATTTTAAAGAAGCTGATATCATACTCTACGATATGAGCGGAAGACAGCTTCAGAATTTAAAGACAAAAAATAAAGTGACTAAGATTGATACTCAGAATCTGGTCCAGGGAGCTTATTTAATCACTATAAAAACGGATAATAATAAAACCGCCAACGCAAAATTAATCAAGAAATAA
- a CDS encoding T9SS type A sorting domain-containing protein, with translation MKKTKFLISFTFLAFQFSHSQTLTFKYDSGGNQVVRKYCDGCTHVAKSSAIKNSSIAEVPKKPSEIKIYPNPTRDKVTLIWSEETDLLIQKIEYVAYNFTQIRPLEFKRGEMKAMIDLSKEPIGMYVVVFHLTNGEKLTYKILKN, from the coding sequence ATGAAAAAAACTAAATTTTTGATCAGTTTTACTTTTCTGGCATTTCAGTTTTCCCATTCTCAAACTTTAACATTCAAATATGATTCAGGAGGGAATCAGGTCGTCAGAAAATACTGTGATGGATGTACTCACGTAGCAAAGTCCTCGGCAATTAAAAACAGTTCTATTGCAGAAGTTCCTAAAAAGCCATCAGAAATTAAAATATATCCCAATCCTACGAGGGATAAAGTAACGCTTATTTGGTCTGAAGAGACAGATCTGTTAATTCAAAAGATAGAATATGTTGCGTATAATTTTACACAAATCAGACCTTTAGAATTTAAAAGGGGTGAGATGAAGGCTATGATTGATTTGTCAAAAGAGCCTATAGGAATGTATGTTGTCGTATTTCATCTGACGAACGGAGAAAAGTTAACTTATAAAATATTAAAAAACTAA